From the Gemmatimonadota bacterium genome, the window ATCGGGTCTCCCGAGCTGTCGGGCCCCAGGGTGCGGTCCTCGGATGCGGATGTTGCGGCCCTTGAGGCCATTCCGGACCCGATCCCGAAGGTGGAGCCGCCCAGCCGGACTGGGAACATGGCCCAATACCTACAGTCGGGCAGTACGTACCTGGTTCTCGATACCTCAGAGGGATACGACGAACGAGGGGTGGCCTCGTGGTACGGTGAACCGTTCCACGGGCGGCCGACGAGTAGCGGCGAGACGTATGACATGTACGGGATGACGGCGGCGCACCGAACTCTGCCGCTCCCGAGCTACGTCGAGGTCACCAATCTCGCGAACGGACGAAGCGTGGTTCTGAGGGTGACCGACCGGGGCCCGTTCCACGACCCAGGGCGCCGTATCATCGACGTTACCTACACGGCCGCCGTCAAGCTGGGCATGGTGGGCACAGGAACGGCCGCCGTTCGCGTGAGATCCCTGGAGCCGTACCAGACGCGAAGGGCCAACTAGAACTAGAACTAGAGGGGAAGCAGGCGGACCGGGGCCAAGAGCCGGCTCGAAGTCAACCTGTCTTGGACGAAGGTAACATAATACATATTATACGAAGTAAATTGAGGGAGCCTCAGGGTTGCACGTACTCGACATTGACCAGTTTCGACCCATCCCTCACGTTGTCCCGACCCTGAGGAGAACGACCATGAGAATGTTGAAGCGAGCCAAAACTGCCGCGACGCTGACGGTGTTCTGCCTGGCTGTCCCGGTCCACGCACAGAGCAGCGCTTCCGTCATCCCGGATGTGGTCTACGGCCATAAGGACGGGATGGCTCTGACCTTTGACGTCTTCACGCCGCCTGGCGAGCCCAACGGCGTGGGGATCCTCAACATGGTGAGCGGCGGCTGGGTCTCGCGGTGGACGCCTCCAGACCAAGCCCGGGCGAGGTTCGAGGCGCTCTTGGACCAGGGGTTTACGGTCTTCGCCGTCCGTCACGGGAGCAGCCCGAGGTTCAACGTGCCAGAAGCGTACGCCGACGTGCGTCGCGCGGTGCGGTTCGTGCGTCTCCACGCGTCGACCTATGGAATCGACCCGGACCGCCTGGGCGTCTACGGAGGCAGTGCCGGCGGCCATCTCTCCCTCATGCTGGGTCTGGCCGCAGACGAAGGTGACCCCAACGCGACCGACGAAGTGCTGCGTGTCAGCAGTCGCGTCGCAGCGGTCGTCGCATACTACCCCCCTGTGGATCTGCGTCAGCGGGCAAGCCCGAGCAAAAGCTTTCCGGCCACGCTCCCGGAGAGTGGGCTATTCTTTGCGCGCGGGGTCGTTGTGCCCGGAGCAGCAGACCGCTTCGTCGCGCTCGATTTCGAAGACGCACTCGGCGCTTCGGTGTCGCCGATCTTGCACGTGTCAGCCGACGATCCGCCGACCTTGTTGGTGCACGGAGACGCCGACGCGCTCGTCGATCTCAACAATAGCGAGCTGATCCACTCGTCCCTGGCCAGCAAGGGCGTTGATACCTACTAGCGTGCGCGCGGAGCGCGAGCACGCGGCTGTGCGCTCCGCTTATTGAGGGAGGTTAGTGAGTGAACCGGTCCATCCTCATCGTCGACGACGATTCCCGAATTCGCACGTCCCTCGCGGAGGTGCTCGAGGACGGGACCACCAACGTGCGCACCGCCGAGCATGCCGAGGCTGCGCTGTCCCTACTGGCGGACTCCCCTGCCGACGTCGTGCTGACGGACGTTCGAATGCCGGGAATCGGAGGACTCGAGTTGCTCAACCTGCTCAAGGAACGAAGTCCAGACACCGCCGTGATCTTGATGACGGCGTACCAAGACTTGCCGACGGTGGCGACGGCGATGCGCGAGGGCGCCGTGGACTTCCTCGTCAAGCCGCTGGACCTGCATCAGCTGCGCCGCACTCTCGACAATGTTTTCGCGGACCGGCGGATCGATGCCAAGCGTGCTACTTCAACGGAGCAGCCCCCTGCCGATGGCATCTCCCTCATCGGCCGCGACCCGCAGATGGTAGAGATCTTCAAAGCGATCGGCCAAGTGGCAGGGACACCGACGAACGTGATCATCCGTGGCGAGAGCGGCACGGGCAAGGAGTTGATCGCGCGCGCGATCCACATGAACTCGGCTAATGCGTCCGCGCCGTTCGTGGCGGTCGATTGCACGGCGCTGCCCGCGACGCTCCTCGAATCGGAACTCTTCGGCCACGTGAAGGGCGCGTTTACGGGAGCGACGAGCGATCGGAAGGGGCGCTTCGCCCTGGCCGGCGACGGTACCGTCTTTCTCGATGAGATCGGGGACACCTCGCCCGAGTTTCAGGGCAAGCTCCTGCGTGTACTTCAAGAGCGGGAATTCTATCCGGTGGGCGCGGAGCGCCCGGAACGCACCAACGCCCGCGTCATTGCGGCAACGCATCGCAATCTCGAGCACCTCGTGGCGACGGACAAGTTCCGAGAAGATCTCTATTACCGCCTACGCATCGTCGAGATCGTCGTGCCGCCGCTCCGCGACCGCGGGGAGGACGTGTCGTTGCTCGCTGAGTACCTGATCTCGAAGGCGAGCGACCACCTCGGTCGCAGTCGTCCCTCCCTGTCGCCAGAGGCAATCCAGCTCCTGCTGGGCCACGCGTGGCCGGGCAACGTGCGAGAGCTGGAAAACTGTCTTACCCGCGCGGTCGTGATGACGACGGGAAGCGTG encodes:
- a CDS encoding septal ring lytic transglycosylase RlpA family protein → MIGSPELSGPRVRSSDADVAALEAIPDPIPKVEPPSRTGNMAQYLQSGSTYLVLDTSEGYDERGVASWYGEPFHGRPTSSGETYDMYGMTAAHRTLPLPSYVEVTNLANGRSVVLRVTDRGPFHDPGRRIIDVTYTAAVKLGMVGTGTAAVRVRSLEPYQTRRAN
- a CDS encoding alpha/beta hydrolase; translation: MLKRAKTAATLTVFCLAVPVHAQSSASVIPDVVYGHKDGMALTFDVFTPPGEPNGVGILNMVSGGWVSRWTPPDQARARFEALLDQGFTVFAVRHGSSPRFNVPEAYADVRRAVRFVRLHASTYGIDPDRLGVYGGSAGGHLSLMLGLAADEGDPNATDEVLRVSSRVAAVVAYYPPVDLRQRASPSKSFPATLPESGLFFARGVVVPGAADRFVALDFEDALGASVSPILHVSADDPPTLLVHGDADALVDLNNSELIHSSLASKGVDTY
- a CDS encoding sigma-54-dependent Fis family transcriptional regulator, which codes for MNRSILIVDDDSRIRTSLAEVLEDGTTNVRTAEHAEAALSLLADSPADVVLTDVRMPGIGGLELLNLLKERSPDTAVILMTAYQDLPTVATAMREGAVDFLVKPLDLHQLRRTLDNVFADRRIDAKRATSTEQPPADGISLIGRDPQMVEIFKAIGQVAGTPTNVIIRGESGTGKELIARAIHMNSANASAPFVAVDCTALPATLLESELFGHVKGAFTGATSDRKGRFALAGDGTVFLDEIGDTSPEFQGKLLRVLQEREFYPVGAERPERTNARVIAATHRNLEHLVATDKFREDLYYRLRIVEIVVPPLRDRGEDVSLLAEYLISKASDHLGRSRPSLSPEAIQLLLGHAWPGNVRELENCLTRAVVMTTGSVIRPEHLGLEGPPSGPARLTSMAQAERTHVAGVLHATGGHKSRAAGILEISRSRLDRLIEKHGLADLIDKTRHQTDES